In the Bacillus shivajii genome, one interval contains:
- a CDS encoding acyltransferase family protein — MIKEVFLLRSIACLCIVFLHAIGTGLSSIPDTAISTFTYNLFDSVNVLLYFGTPLFIFISELIIAYSYRNKQIPSHFLNKRFKYIFIPFLFMAMFYAVPHVRSIPDVGYEFFLNALIGDFHGYFVLIIFQFYFVHLLFYRFLKKQNPLKVILASLAVNIAYLSLFNFTAPPNLPYAEYIWTRFYWVPFLGWIFYFTLGFYCGYYYEAFVSLLKRYRKLILTAPIISSALLLSLYHTDLLVVHSSKRVDMIFHTTAVIFSMMYLTMKLRHIPDFLIRISQYSFGIYLLHMFYISVIDFVYQYYPVTLGFNYILILFAFSTFFSITTIYYLNKWKYGYLIVGKLGVAYKNNNYVKEWQVSEEKGVNYSS, encoded by the coding sequence ATGATAAAAGAAGTATTTTTATTGAGGAGTATCGCTTGCCTATGTATTGTGTTTTTGCACGCAATTGGTACAGGGTTAAGTTCGATTCCAGATACTGCAATCAGTACATTTACTTACAACTTGTTTGATTCAGTAAATGTCTTGTTATACTTTGGAACTCCTCTGTTCATATTCATCTCAGAATTGATCATTGCTTATTCTTACCGAAATAAACAAATACCAAGTCACTTTTTAAATAAACGATTTAAATATATTTTTATTCCGTTTTTATTTATGGCGATGTTTTATGCTGTACCACATGTGCGTTCCATCCCTGACGTTGGGTATGAGTTCTTTTTAAATGCTTTAATCGGAGATTTTCACGGTTATTTCGTTTTAATTATCTTCCAATTTTATTTCGTGCACTTACTTTTTTACCGTTTCTTAAAGAAACAAAACCCTTTAAAAGTAATTCTCGCATCACTTGCAGTGAATATCGCTTACTTGTCACTGTTTAATTTCACAGCACCACCTAATTTACCGTATGCTGAATATATATGGACGAGATTTTACTGGGTACCGTTTTTAGGTTGGATTTTCTACTTTACATTAGGCTTCTATTGTGGTTACTATTACGAGGCATTTGTATCATTATTAAAAAGATATCGTAAACTTATCTTAACGGCACCTATTATTTCAAGTGCCCTACTACTGTCGTTATATCACACGGATTTGTTAGTTGTTCATAGTTCAAAACGAGTTGATATGATTTTTCATACAACAGCTGTTATTTTTTCTATGATGTATTTAACAATGAAACTACGCCATATCCCAGACTTTTTAATTAGAATTAGTCAGTATTCCTTTGGTATTTATTTACTGCATATGTTTTATATCTCAGTCATTGATTTTGTATATCAATATTACCCTGTTACGTTAGGGTTCAATTATATCTTGATTCTATTTGCATTTAGTACATTCTTCTCAATAACAACAATTTACTATTTGAATAAATGGAAGTACGGATATTTGATCGTCGGAAAATTAGGAGTAGCATATAAAAATAATAACTATGTAAAAGAATGGCAAGTTTCTGAAGAAAAAGGAGTTAATTATAGTTCTTAA